The Nocardia vinacea genome contains the following window.
GCGAGGTGGTAGCACCCGCTCGGGTGCTGGTCCTGGGCGCCGGAAGTATCGGGTCCTTTGTCGGTGGAAAGCTGGCGGCGGCCGGCGCCGATGTCACATTCGTCGGCCGGCAGCGGGTGCTGGACGAGATCAGCGCATCCGGGCTGCGGCTCACCGACCTCGACGGCGGTGATGTCGCGGTGGCGGGGGATGCAGTGCGGGTGTCGACCACGCCGGAGGATGTCGGGTCCGCCGATCTGGTGCTGGTCACGGTGAAGTCGGCGGCGACCGCGACGGCCGTGCGCGATCTCGACGGCAAGATCCGCCCCGGCACCGTGGTGCTCAGCCTGCAGAACGGGATCGGCAACGATGCGGTGATCCGCGAGATCCTGCCCACCTGTGTGGTGCTGGCCGGCATGGTGATGTTCAACGTCGTGCACCATCCCGACGGCCGGTTCCATCGCGGCACCGAGGGCGGGCTGGCGGTGCAGGACGATCCGGCGCTCGCACAGTTCACCGACGTATTCGCGCGTGCTGGTCTAGCACTGCGGCGGTCTCCGGACCTGCTGCCGGTGCAATGGGCGAAGCTGCTGCTGAACCTCAATAACCCGATCAATGCGCTGTCCGGCAGGCCGCTGCGCGAGGAACTGTCCGACCGCGAC
Protein-coding sequences here:
- a CDS encoding 2-dehydropantoate 2-reductase, whose protein sequence is MSEVVAPARVLVLGAGSIGSFVGGKLAAAGADVTFVGRQRVLDEISASGLRLTDLDGGDVAVAGDAVRVSTTPEDVGSADLVLVTVKSAATATAVRDLDGKIRPGTVVLSLQNGIGNDAVIREILPTCVVLAGMVMFNVVHHPDGRFHRGTEGGLAVQDDPALAQFTDVFARAGLALRRSPDLLPVQWAKLLLNLNNPINALSGRPLREELSDRDFRRCLALTQREALAAMHRARIRPARLTPLPPEWMARLLTVPDGIFRRVAATVLAIDPEARSSMADDLELGRKTEISWLCGEIVGLGAMVGLPTPVNQRLIELIVAAEHGDRRDWTGPELLEELRSAAGTKNH